One part of the Syngnathus acus chromosome 17, fSynAcu1.2, whole genome shotgun sequence genome encodes these proteins:
- the LOC119136965 gene encoding alpha/beta hydrolase domain-containing protein 17A-like, with the protein MNGLSIRELCCLFCCPPCPSRIAAKLAFLPPEPTYALLPDPDPASGAGTASGSTPGSTLPSLGAPGLRSRLGAGSGGDRGGGGGTSAGGGGSSGVGSGCESRWKLHLTERAEFQYSQRELDVTDVFLTRSTRGNKVGCMYIRCAPNARFTVLFSHGNAVDLGQMSSFYIGLGTRINCNIFSYDYSGYGVSTGKPSEKNLYADIDAAWHALRSRYGISPENIILYGQSIGTVPTVDLASRFECAAVVLHSPLTSGMRVAFPDTKKTYCFDAFPNIEKVSKIPSPVLIIHGTEDEVIDFSHGLALFERCPKAVEPLWVEGAGHNDIELYSQYLERLRRFINQDLAAQHA; encoded by the exons ATGAATGGTCTGTCCATACGAGAGCTATGCTGCCTGTTCTGCTGCCCTCCTTGCCCCAGTCGCATAGCAGCCAAATTAGCTTTCCTCCCCCCAGAGCCCACATACGCCCTCCTCCCTGACCCAGATCCCGCGTCTGGAGCTGGAACTGCATCGGGTTCCACTCCCGGAAGCACCCTCCCTTCTTTGGGAGCTCCCGGACTACGGTCGCGGTTGGGTGCCGGTAGCGGTGGGGACAGAGGAGGTGGTGGAGGCACCAGCGCTGGAGGAGGCGGTAGTTCTGGGGTCGGGAGtggatgtgagagcaggtggAAGCTGCATCTCACGGAGAGAGCAGAATTTCAGTATTCCCAGAGAGAGCTGGATGTGACCGACGTGTTCCTGACCAGGTCTACCCGAGGGAACAAGGTTGGGTGCATGTACATACGCTGTGCCCCTAATGCTAG GTTCACCGTGTTGTTTTCACATGGCAACGCAGTCGACCTGGGTCAGATGAGCAGCTTCTACATCGGCTTGGGCACGCGCATCAACTGCAATATATTCTCTTACGATTACTCAGGCTACGGGGTCAGTACTGGCAAGCCTTCAGAGAAGAACCTTTACGCTGACATAGATGCCGCCTGGCATGCCTTGCGCTCTCG GTACGGCATCAGCCCTGAGAACATCATCTTATACGGGCAAAGCATCGGCACAGTGCCCACAGTGGACCTGGCGTCACGCTTCGAGTGTGCTGCCGTCGTGCTTCATTCTCCTCTCACCTCCGGCATGAGGGTGGCCTTCCCCGACACTAAGAAGACGTACTGCTTCGACGCCTTCCCCAA CATCGAGAAGGTGTCAAAGATCCCGTCTCCAGTGCTCATCATCCACGGTACCGAGGACGAGGTGATCGACTTCTCCCACGGCCTGGCCCTGTTTGAGCGCTGCCCAAAGGCCGTGGAGCCCCTCTGGGTGGAGGGCGCCGGTCACAACGACATTGAGCTTTACAGTCAGTACCTCGAGAGGCTACGGCGCTTCATCAACCAGGACCTGGCTGCACAGCACGCCTAA